DNA from Candidatus Zixiibacteriota bacterium:
TGCGAGGGTAAATCGGCTGAACAGGTGATCGGTATCGTAGATCGGATGGTGGCCGATGATCAGCCGGTTCTGGCTACACGCCTGAACCCCGAGGTGTCAGACCAGCTAAAGAGCAAATATCCGCAGGGAAGAGAAAACCTCGAGGCCCGTACTTTCGTTATAAAGAAAAAAACTAAAATCAATACTGATGACGTTCCTGAGGTCTGCGTGATCACCGCCGGAACTTCCGATATTCCGGTCGCCGAGGAATCCCGGGAGACTCTCGAGTTTCTGGGTGTGATCACCGCACCGATTTACGATGTCGGTGTGGCCGGGCTTCATCGCTTCCTGGGCGAAGAAGAAAAATTGCAGGAGGCTATGGTGCTGATAGTTGTTGCCGGTATGGAAGGTGCGCTGGCCTCGGTGGTGGGTGGATTTTCCGGCAAGCCGATCGTGGCCGTGCCGACTTCGGTCGGTTATGGCACTTCCTTTTCTGGCCTGAGCCCGCTATTGTCGATGCTCAATGCGTGTTCTTCAGGAATCATGGTGACCAATATTGACAACGGTTTCGGGGCGGCCTGTGCCGCCTTCAGGATTGTGAGGATGGCCAAGGAGAAATATGAAAACCCTGATATTTGATCCATTTGCCGGGTGTGCAGGGGATATGGTGCTCGGTGCGCTGGTTTCAGCCGGTGTCCAATTTGACGATCTCAAAAAAGAACTCAGCAAACTGCCGTTGAAGAATTATGAGCTCGTAATGGAGCAAACCGAGCGCCATCATATCGCCTGCGTTAAAGTCGATGTGAAGATCGGTCATGAGCACGCCCATCGACATCTCAAAGATATCCATGAAATAATCGACGGGGCAAAGATCAGCCCGCAAGCGGCCAATAACGCCAAAAGAATCTTCGCCCGTCTGGCGCAAGCTGAAGCCAGAGTTCACAACAGCACGCCGGAAAAGATTCATTTCCACGAGGTAGGCGCGGTCGATGCCATCGTGG
Protein-coding regions in this window:
- the larB gene encoding nickel pincer cofactor biosynthesis protein LarB — encoded protein: MDGSSLKDLLKKFKQGDLSETELIRRLKVQPYENLQFARLDYHRRLRTGLPEVIFCEGKSAEQVIGIVDRMVADDQPVLATRLNPEVSDQLKSKYPQGRENLEARTFVIKKKTKINTDDVPEVCVITAGTSDIPVAEESRETLEFLGVITAPIYDVGVAGLHRFLGEEEKLQEAMVLIVVAGMEGALASVVGGFSGKPIVAVPTSVGYGTSFSGLSPLLSMLNACSSGIMVTNIDNGFGAACAAFRIVRMAKEKYENPDI